A genomic stretch from Leptospira licerasiae serovar Varillal str. VAR 010 includes:
- a CDS encoding DUF1801 domain-containing protein, which produces MRSMPAKKKSAKTNSSPKRGIKYEDKSPGQPELVPIFNEIKKLMKPYIKGSLKERGDSRGQYGLVSEMEIEVNGKKKPEVYFAGVLVQKGYVGFYFMPVYSEPGLKKIFPSELLKCLKGKSCFYIKKKDPLILSQIKEALKLGYNDYKTKGWVK; this is translated from the coding sequence ATGCGAAGCATGCCAGCTAAGAAGAAGTCCGCAAAGACAAACTCTTCCCCTAAACGAGGGATCAAATACGAAGACAAATCCCCGGGACAACCGGAACTAGTTCCGATCTTTAATGAGATCAAGAAGCTGATGAAACCCTATATAAAGGGAAGTCTTAAAGAAAGAGGGGATTCCAGAGGCCAATACGGTTTGGTCAGCGAGATGGAGATCGAAGTAAACGGCAAAAAAAAGCCCGAAGTTTATTTTGCAGGCGTTCTAGTTCAAAAAGGTTACGTGGGATTTTATTTTATGCCTGTGTATTCGGAACCTGGACTGAAAAAAATATTCCCGTCAGAACTTCTGAAATGTTTAAAAGGCAAAAGTTGCTTTTATATAAAGAAGAAGGACCCGCTCATTCTTTCCCAGATCAAAGAAGCCTTAAAGTTAGGATATAATGATTATAAAACGAAGGGTTGGGTAAAATGA
- a CDS encoding SpoIIE family protein phosphatase yields the protein MDPLFFNFYSFGSILIVLYFLYAGFFFLTIKERSMAAFHLGVCALTTVFHNIGYFWGFISFEESTIHHRIIAVAGPLMSFTQLVGFFIYFPEPRKKGIVPGLIFYWFLYLGVLVITGYYAYISWDAPRSFVPGSHYWDYEVHVFYSYFIYVILFYEVSYLVIGIWKAIIETGKERRSVIYILLSYAVITVVPGILNALSRNGTVARATYQQSFNLGMVTGMFLIMIVYVNATKERTTILNRIIGVSLATFFVCYQLVGYSILNGYERTYDEMKRRDSSIAVQEQKDPQGLAYIVSYDPEKNEFRSERGNKDPRFKKEDELEVRFFREKQKISNLGSLPAKERLEKTEKILETSPNDFKAYSIGIRAFLKSKNNEIVKDPDIEDYFRGIYGKLNIIRNKYSRLPDGKKQKSIEGLLASSDIGLSETLAYVRQSAIQAVNSGKTKEQVSKIVLNSLAPIHFAGERIYRGTRIYSTSDPKPVMYLSYYFAPNPGGKIYEVGFEYKDYRTFHHDPSFILVASMVLTFFVIVIGFRFFFQNAIVAPMDEVVVGLTEVNSGNLEYRLTPRVEDEIGFIARSFNKMARSIQAARKRLEKYADELEEKVKDRTKELEKTLEEVKELKQQQDGDYFLTSLLIKPLGANKAVSENVKVDFLIEQKKKFSFRRFNDEIGGDMNISNQITLRGQRYIVFLNADAMGKSMQGAGGALVLGAVCESIIERTRIVESMKEQSPERWLKNAFIELHKVFESFEGSMLVSSVIGLIDENSGTLYYINAEHPWTVLYRDGKADFIEQDLMFRKLGTTGMDGKISVKTFQLLPGDVIIAGSDGRDDILIGNDKEGARIINDDEKLFLKLIEEGKGELSNIYDSIQKVGSLTDDLSLVRISFKEEGGTERSREKEKIRQLLRKAKERSQDKNIKEALSLLEEADSLDNRLPEVKKGLLKYHIRLKNYPKAAQFAEEYLNIRPVDKEILFIASYVARRARQFQKAQDFGERLLLREPDHVRNLINLTRISIALRNYERAKQLLREAQRLEPENSQVIKIRQALDKI from the coding sequence ATGGATCCGTTATTTTTTAATTTTTACTCTTTCGGTTCGATCTTAATCGTTCTCTACTTTCTGTATGCCGGTTTCTTCTTTCTTACGATTAAGGAAAGAAGTATGGCGGCCTTTCATTTGGGCGTCTGCGCATTAACCACGGTTTTCCATAATATAGGATATTTTTGGGGCTTTATCTCTTTTGAGGAAAGTACGATCCATCATCGGATCATCGCAGTTGCCGGACCTTTGATGAGTTTTACTCAATTGGTTGGATTCTTTATCTATTTCCCCGAGCCAAGAAAAAAGGGGATCGTGCCTGGTTTGATCTTCTATTGGTTTCTTTATCTGGGCGTATTAGTCATTACCGGATATTATGCTTACATAAGTTGGGATGCGCCTAGGTCTTTTGTTCCCGGAAGTCATTACTGGGATTACGAGGTCCATGTATTTTACAGTTATTTTATATATGTAATCTTATTTTACGAAGTAAGTTACCTTGTGATCGGAATTTGGAAAGCGATCATAGAGACAGGAAAAGAGAGAAGGTCAGTAATCTATATTCTTCTGAGCTACGCAGTGATCACTGTCGTTCCGGGAATTTTAAATGCACTCAGCCGAAACGGAACGGTTGCACGCGCAACCTACCAACAATCCTTTAACCTAGGGATGGTTACTGGGATGTTCCTTATCATGATCGTATACGTGAACGCCACTAAAGAAAGAACTACGATCTTAAACAGGATCATTGGAGTTTCTTTAGCAACATTCTTCGTATGTTATCAGTTAGTAGGTTATTCTATTCTGAACGGATATGAGAGAACCTACGATGAAATGAAAAGAAGGGACAGTTCCATTGCGGTTCAGGAACAAAAAGATCCTCAGGGCCTGGCTTATATAGTTTCTTATGATCCGGAAAAGAATGAATTTCGATCGGAAAGGGGAAATAAGGATCCAAGATTCAAGAAAGAAGATGAATTAGAAGTTCGGTTCTTTAGAGAAAAGCAAAAAATCTCTAATTTGGGAAGTTTGCCCGCAAAAGAAAGGTTGGAGAAAACGGAAAAGATCCTGGAAACTTCTCCCAATGACTTTAAAGCGTATTCGATAGGTATTCGTGCATTTCTAAAGTCGAAAAACAATGAAATTGTGAAAGATCCCGACATTGAAGACTATTTCCGAGGTATATACGGAAAATTGAATATTATTCGGAATAAATATTCTAGGCTTCCAGATGGCAAAAAACAGAAATCGATCGAAGGATTACTCGCATCTTCAGATATCGGATTATCGGAGACCTTGGCTTACGTAAGACAATCCGCAATCCAGGCTGTAAATTCGGGAAAAACCAAAGAACAAGTCTCGAAGATCGTATTGAACTCCCTTGCTCCAATTCATTTTGCGGGAGAACGGATTTACAGGGGAACAAGGATCTATTCTACTTCTGATCCAAAGCCTGTAATGTATCTTTCCTATTATTTTGCTCCCAACCCCGGCGGAAAAATATACGAGGTAGGGTTCGAATATAAGGATTATAGAACATTTCATCATGATCCAAGTTTTATATTAGTAGCTTCGATGGTCCTGACATTCTTCGTGATTGTGATCGGATTTAGGTTCTTCTTTCAAAATGCGATCGTAGCTCCTATGGACGAAGTAGTCGTGGGGTTGACCGAGGTAAATTCCGGAAATTTAGAATATAGGCTCACTCCAAGGGTAGAAGATGAGATCGGTTTCATTGCTAGATCTTTCAATAAGATGGCGAGAAGTATCCAAGCCGCCAGAAAGAGGCTAGAAAAATACGCGGATGAACTAGAAGAAAAAGTAAAAGATAGAACCAAAGAATTGGAAAAAACTTTAGAAGAGGTGAAGGAACTCAAACAACAACAGGATGGGGACTACTTCCTCACATCGCTTTTGATTAAACCATTGGGTGCGAATAAGGCGGTTTCTGAAAATGTCAAAGTGGATTTTCTAATAGAACAAAAGAAGAAGTTCAGTTTCCGAAGATTTAACGATGAGATAGGTGGAGATATGAATATCTCCAACCAGATCACGCTCAGAGGCCAACGTTATATAGTATTTTTGAACGCGGATGCGATGGGAAAATCCATGCAAGGAGCAGGAGGAGCATTAGTTTTAGGAGCCGTCTGTGAATCCATCATAGAAAGGACTCGAATCGTAGAATCTATGAAAGAGCAGTCTCCTGAAAGGTGGCTAAAAAACGCGTTCATAGAATTACATAAGGTATTCGAAAGTTTTGAAGGTTCTATGCTTGTTTCATCGGTTATAGGACTAATCGACGAAAATTCAGGAACATTATATTATATTAATGCAGAGCATCCTTGGACTGTGCTCTATCGAGATGGAAAAGCGGACTTTATAGAACAAGATCTTATGTTCAGAAAGTTGGGGACTACCGGAATGGATGGAAAAATTTCCGTGAAAACATTCCAATTATTGCCTGGCGATGTGATCATTGCAGGTTCCGACGGAAGGGACGATATTCTAATCGGAAACGACAAAGAAGGTGCAAGGATCATTAACGACGACGAAAAACTTTTCCTTAAACTCATTGAAGAAGGAAAAGGAGAACTTTCCAATATATACGACTCCATACAAAAAGTAGGCTCTTTAACGGATGATTTATCCTTAGTCCGTATATCTTTTAAAGAAGAAGGTGGGACCGAAAGGAGCCGAGAAAAGGAAAAGATCAGGCAGCTACTTCGAAAAGCGAAAGAAAGATCTCAAGACAAGAATATCAAAGAAGCGTTATCTTTATTGGAAGAAGCGGACTCATTGGACAATCGTCTACCTGAAGTAAAAAAGGGATTACTTAAGTATCATATACGATTAAAAAATTATCCTAAGGCTGCGCAATTTGCAGAAGAATATTTGAACATTCGTCCTGTGGATAAAGAAATATTATTCATTGCTTCTTACGTAGCAAGAAGAGCTAGGCAATTCCAAAAAGCCCAAGATTTCGGCGAAAGATTACTCTTAAGAGAACCTGATCATGTCAGGAATTTGATCAATTTGACTAGGATCTCCATCGCTTTACGAAATTATGAAAGAGCTAAACAACTTTTGAGAGAAGCCCAGAGACTGGAGCCGGAAAATTCTCAGGTCATAAAGATCAGGCAAGCCTTAGATAAAATATAA
- a CDS encoding esterase/lipase family protein: protein MPYKPTEPSMKLGKFAVSFARDTSLGVLSGVKSALTGSFEWCAKSLSQISETPTVNGTRLGEFLKDAGKSLGEAGSKTEEGLSKAFESTAQAMHTALEALSETESLIQKKVFENISVSSVVGESFAGMITTSEIQASFRLDGKDVSPEEVLADWKRSGSKKPILCVPGLFCDEGLWIKNGEPSFSEILIKENYYPFYLRFNPGAHISENGSKLLELVRKVLEDPELKQKKFDVVSYSQGGLVFRSALYSSKKEGNPLSSNIKKVLFISSPDGGSYIEKVGFWLGLGAEALPVFPVQLVGYIGNQRSEAMKDLSHGIIREEDWKDGTHLGRYGKDKYFGELDEIDAYQIYSFVSEEGGDWSSWIGDGIVEKPSLTLFSDSIFRKKSNPENRVKVLKGLSHYQIVPSPELREYFLKVFVGK, encoded by the coding sequence ATGCCATATAAACCTACAGAACCCAGCATGAAGTTGGGAAAATTCGCAGTTTCATTCGCAAGAGACACTTCACTCGGAGTTCTATCCGGCGTTAAGTCGGCACTCACTGGTTCATTCGAATGGTGTGCAAAAAGTTTATCCCAAATTTCGGAAACACCTACAGTAAACGGAACTCGCCTTGGAGAATTTTTGAAGGATGCAGGCAAGTCCTTGGGAGAAGCCGGAAGTAAAACGGAAGAAGGCCTATCTAAAGCATTCGAATCCACCGCACAAGCGATGCATACCGCATTGGAGGCACTGAGCGAAACGGAGTCTTTGATACAAAAAAAAGTATTCGAGAACATTTCAGTCTCCAGCGTAGTGGGAGAATCTTTTGCAGGAATGATCACCACTTCGGAGATCCAAGCATCTTTTCGTTTGGATGGAAAAGATGTAAGTCCGGAAGAAGTGTTGGCGGATTGGAAAAGATCCGGATCTAAAAAACCGATCCTTTGTGTTCCAGGTCTATTTTGTGACGAAGGGCTTTGGATTAAAAATGGAGAACCCTCTTTCTCCGAAATCCTAATAAAAGAAAATTATTATCCTTTTTATCTTAGATTCAACCCCGGGGCTCATATCTCGGAGAATGGCTCGAAACTTTTGGAATTGGTAAGAAAGGTTCTAGAAGATCCGGAATTAAAACAAAAAAAGTTCGATGTAGTTTCCTATAGCCAAGGTGGACTCGTTTTTAGAAGCGCCCTCTATTCTTCTAAAAAGGAAGGAAATCCACTTTCTTCTAATATTAAAAAAGTATTATTTATAAGTTCTCCTGACGGAGGTTCCTATATCGAAAAAGTCGGATTCTGGTTGGGACTTGGAGCCGAGGCTTTGCCTGTATTTCCCGTGCAGTTGGTAGGTTATATCGGAAACCAAAGAAGTGAGGCAATGAAGGATCTTTCTCACGGAATTATCCGAGAAGAGGACTGGAAAGACGGAACACATCTAGGCAGATACGGAAAGGATAAATATTTCGGGGAACTAGACGAGATAGATGCCTATCAGATCTATAGTTTTGTCTCGGAGGAAGGAGGAGATTGGTCTTCCTGGATCGGAGACGGGATTGTAGAAAAACCAAGCCTTACTCTTTTTAGTGATTCCATATTTCGTAAGAAATCCAATCCGGAAAATAGAGTAAAGGTCCTAAAAGGATTATCTCATTATCAGATCGTGCCTTCCCCCGAATTGAGAGAGTATTTCTTAAAGGTCTTTGTTGGAAAGTAA
- a CDS encoding response regulator encodes MNQSGNYDILYAEDNPNDAELTLRGFKKNNLVNQVFHVKDGEEALEFLFSRGRYHGRESGGKPLFVLLDLKMPKVDGLEVLREIKSDEKLRTVPVVMLTSSAEEKDIVESYKLGVNSYIIKPVEFEKLIITVSEIGQYWCILNKSVH; translated from the coding sequence ATGAATCAATCGGGAAACTATGATATACTGTACGCGGAGGATAATCCGAACGACGCAGAACTTACTTTGAGAGGTTTCAAAAAAAATAATTTAGTAAATCAAGTCTTTCATGTTAAAGACGGAGAAGAAGCCCTAGAGTTTTTATTTTCCAGAGGAAGGTATCATGGCAGAGAATCCGGCGGAAAACCTTTATTCGTATTACTAGATCTGAAAATGCCAAAAGTGGACGGTCTCGAAGTTCTAAGAGAGATCAAATCGGACGAAAAATTAAGAACAGTCCCCGTCGTAATGCTAACTTCTTCCGCGGAAGAGAAAGACATAGTGGAAAGTTATAAATTAGGCGTGAACAGTTATATTATAAAACCTGTAGAATTTGAAAAATTGATCATAACAGTATCTGAAATAGGGCAATATTGGTGTATATTAAATAAATCGGTGCATTGA
- a CDS encoding lectin-like protein has product MKRKLIMLTVLLISLSSTSLFASRGAVTESPIDIFEKSAEAKSLAVQRQVQVAANLPVHKALFYGTHNSYNSKAYAGPFFSYAFPNQQVSITDQLRLGARFIELDIHYYLSTNFKNDFLLCHGQSNDLGCNVFDRPASKGLEEIRNWISSPQNRNEVLVLYFEDYLDGRQDEFLGIVRSYLDPYLYRYSGSCGDIPSAANMPKLKDMVSSNRRILMMSNGCYDGAWNQYSKRIFFGSNTISPKDFQGYPSCNWSRGVYDNTMTRVFNDSTNYFGIYDGVKESGVFTNDNIAQMLACGISVFGIDQFSPDFAKQGLWSWDNAEPNDYANAEDCLQIVGSGRWNDNKCSNSYRYACKDGSGNWAITDASGNWANGKSACSARGWNFSSPVTPYENKKLQEAKNAKGVSEVWANLTDQYSEGYWEAGR; this is encoded by the coding sequence ATGAAGAGAAAATTAATCATGCTTACCGTTTTGCTTATAAGCTTGTCTTCGACTAGTTTGTTCGCAAGTAGGGGAGCGGTAACTGAAAGTCCGATCGATATATTTGAAAAGTCCGCGGAAGCTAAATCGCTAGCCGTACAAAGACAAGTGCAAGTGGCGGCAAACCTACCGGTACACAAGGCTTTGTTTTACGGCACACATAACTCTTATAATAGCAAAGCGTATGCGGGACCTTTCTTTTCTTACGCTTTCCCGAACCAACAGGTTTCCATTACGGATCAGTTGAGATTGGGAGCAAGGTTTATAGAATTAGATATTCATTACTATCTGAGCACGAATTTCAAAAACGATTTCTTGCTTTGCCATGGTCAATCCAACGATCTAGGATGTAACGTATTCGATCGTCCGGCAAGCAAAGGATTGGAAGAGATCCGCAACTGGATTTCTTCTCCTCAAAACAGGAACGAAGTTCTGGTCCTTTATTTTGAGGATTACCTGGACGGAAGACAGGATGAGTTCTTAGGGATCGTAAGAAGTTATTTAGATCCTTATTTATACAGATACAGCGGTTCTTGCGGAGATATTCCGAGTGCAGCAAATATGCCGAAACTCAAAGATATGGTTTCTTCTAACAGAAGGATTTTAATGATGAGTAACGGTTGTTACGACGGAGCATGGAACCAATACTCAAAAAGGATCTTCTTCGGAAGTAACACCATCAGCCCGAAAGATTTCCAAGGCTATCCAAGCTGTAACTGGTCCAGAGGTGTATACGATAACACTATGACCCGTGTATTCAATGATAGCACTAACTACTTCGGTATCTACGACGGAGTAAAAGAAAGTGGAGTATTCACAAACGATAATATCGCTCAGATGTTAGCTTGCGGTATCAGTGTATTCGGAATAGACCAATTTAGTCCTGATTTTGCAAAGCAAGGACTTTGGTCTTGGGATAACGCGGAGCCAAACGATTACGCCAACGCGGAAGATTGCTTGCAGATCGTAGGAAGCGGACGTTGGAACGACAATAAATGTTCCAACAGCTATCGTTATGCTTGTAAAGACGGAAGCGGCAACTGGGCAATCACGGATGCTTCCGGAAATTGGGCAAACGGAAAGAGCGCATGTTCTGCGAGAGGCTGGAACTTCTCCTCTCCTGTAACTCCATACGAGAACAAAAAACTCCAAGAGGCAAAAAATGCTAAGGGAGTTTCGGAAGTATGGGCAAATCTTACCGACCAGTATTCCGAAGGATATTGGGAAGCCGGAAGATAA
- the lvrB gene encoding hybrid histidine kinase/response regulator LvrB, with protein sequence MKTLKFLFLEDSSTDLELIQRELKRAGVDYIPVHVQDREEYLKAIEDEKPDFIFSDYSLPNFDGLSALTIAKEQCPSTPFIFVSGTYGEDAAIQTLTRGATDYVLKDRLVKLVPALRRAIREIEEHKALRRAEQEKFEIEEQLRQSQKVEAMGFLAGAMAHEINNPIMAIIDYAQLISKGEMDIDKAQKIAAKIKQEGERISVMVKDLLRFARQEKAAFEPVSVFALISRARSISEQRLKMSRIQLDLDIHTDLPSVMCKEGQILQVLLNLINNGTDALNERYPEYDENKRMIISAKPEEIGGKSWVRITVEDLGSGIPQEIGKSIFNTFFTTKGADKGTGLGLSVSLGIVKEHGGFLSFESSANEYTRFFLDLPAV encoded by the coding sequence ATGAAGACGCTAAAATTCCTTTTTTTAGAAGATTCTTCTACCGATCTAGAGCTTATTCAGAGAGAATTAAAAAGGGCGGGAGTGGATTATATTCCGGTCCATGTTCAAGATAGAGAAGAATACTTAAAGGCTATCGAAGATGAGAAGCCTGATTTTATTTTTTCGGATTACTCGCTTCCTAATTTCGACGGATTATCCGCATTAACCATCGCAAAAGAGCAATGCCCTAGCACTCCTTTTATATTCGTTTCCGGAACTTACGGAGAAGATGCCGCCATCCAAACTTTGACTAGAGGGGCAACCGATTACGTTCTGAAAGATAGGTTAGTAAAACTTGTCCCTGCTTTAAGAAGAGCGATCCGAGAAATAGAGGAACATAAAGCTTTAAGAAGAGCGGAACAAGAAAAATTCGAAATAGAAGAACAGCTCAGACAAAGCCAGAAAGTGGAAGCAATGGGATTTTTGGCCGGAGCTATGGCTCACGAGATCAACAATCCTATCATGGCCATCATAGATTATGCTCAATTGATCTCCAAGGGAGAAATGGATATAGATAAAGCCCAAAAGATCGCAGCTAAGATCAAACAGGAAGGAGAAAGAATTTCCGTAATGGTAAAAGACTTACTAAGATTTGCCAGACAGGAAAAAGCCGCCTTCGAACCTGTGAGCGTCTTTGCGTTAATATCAAGGGCACGTTCTATTTCAGAGCAAAGATTAAAAATGAGCCGTATCCAATTGGATCTGGATATTCATACCGATCTTCCTTCCGTAATGTGTAAAGAGGGACAGATACTTCAAGTACTCTTAAATCTGATCAATAACGGAACGGATGCGTTGAACGAACGTTATCCGGAATACGATGAGAACAAAAGAATGATCATCTCCGCTAAACCGGAAGAGATCGGCGGCAAGTCTTGGGTAAGGATAACTGTGGAAGATTTGGGTTCTGGAATTCCTCAGGAGATCGGTAAATCAATCTTCAATACATTTTTCACTACTAAAGGTGCGGATAAGGGTACCGGTTTAGGACTTTCTGTCAGTCTCGGGATTGTGAAAGAGCACGGAGGGTTTCTTTCTTTCGAAAGTTCCGCCAATGAATACACCAGGTTTTTTCTGGATTTGCCCGCAGTCTAA
- a CDS encoding ATP-binding protein: MLSYDSKLRFGVIGIGFLGLLIGFSSWISSRNLTQSKDWESHTFNVISRLENLASSVKESKIRFLVFINSGKKEDLEYYKAEKQNIFFKLGELKYITRDNSTQQNGFLELEKLLIKKDEIDRKIGRYSTFKNNEIGIENAILENDIDRLIDRLKEKEVFLLSERTYDSKIKEKITDWVLFLSISFNILILAVLYRFLKKESDLRVKAENILFEKNNLLEHTLFEKEKFYKEILMIKSALDCASSNIMIADNDLNVVYTNRSVVNMFQSAKENIRNQYPNFSPEALIGSCIDSFHSHPERQRQILSTFTNTHKSSISIGGRQFNLSADPVIDSSGERLGSVVEWLDVTERNLKEFQINQLNRDLEENIRKLEYANRELEAFSYSVSHDLRAPIRGIDGFTKIMLEDYSAVLEPEALRILNVIATNSKFMGQLIDDLLAFYRVSKLEPKSDSINMKHMVSDSVEIINQEYGAKSPIVQISELPPVKGDASMLKQVWLNLISNAYKYSSRSQNPFVEIGFLNGEGNRTFFVKDNGVGFDDQYSHKLFKVFQRLHSNEEFNGTGIGLAIVDRIVQRHGGKVWAEGKMGQGATFYFTIPNKE, encoded by the coding sequence ATGCTCTCATATGATTCTAAACTAAGATTCGGAGTTATCGGAATAGGATTTTTGGGCCTATTGATAGGCTTTTCTTCTTGGATTAGTAGTAGAAATCTAACTCAGTCCAAAGACTGGGAGTCCCATACTTTCAACGTAATTTCCAGACTGGAGAATTTGGCTTCTTCCGTAAAAGAGAGCAAAATCCGATTTCTGGTCTTCATAAACTCCGGAAAAAAAGAGGACCTGGAATATTACAAAGCTGAAAAACAGAACATATTCTTCAAGCTAGGTGAGCTAAAATATATAACTAGAGACAATTCTACCCAGCAAAACGGCTTTTTAGAGTTGGAGAAATTACTCATCAAAAAGGACGAAATAGACAGGAAGATAGGCCGGTATTCTACTTTTAAAAACAATGAAATAGGGATCGAGAACGCGATATTGGAGAATGATATCGATCGCCTAATAGATAGACTGAAAGAAAAAGAGGTCTTTCTTCTTTCGGAAAGGACTTACGATTCTAAAATAAAGGAAAAGATCACCGATTGGGTTTTATTCCTATCGATCTCCTTTAATATACTGATCTTAGCCGTACTTTATAGATTTTTAAAGAAGGAGTCCGATCTTAGAGTAAAGGCGGAGAACATCCTCTTTGAAAAAAATAACCTTTTAGAACATACACTTTTCGAAAAAGAAAAGTTCTATAAAGAAATTTTAATGATTAAATCCGCTTTGGATTGTGCTTCCAGTAATATCATGATCGCCGACAACGATCTAAACGTGGTGTATACGAACCGTTCCGTCGTGAATATGTTCCAAAGTGCAAAGGAAAACATCCGTAATCAATATCCGAATTTTTCTCCGGAGGCTTTGATCGGATCTTGTATCGATTCTTTTCATTCTCATCCTGAAAGGCAAAGGCAGATACTTTCTACATTTACTAATACTCATAAGAGCTCTATTTCTATAGGTGGAAGACAATTTAATCTAAGCGCGGATCCAGTTATCGATTCTTCGGGAGAAAGACTGGGAAGCGTCGTGGAATGGCTGGATGTGACCGAACGGAATCTTAAGGAATTTCAGATAAACCAATTAAATCGAGATCTAGAGGAAAATATTCGAAAACTAGAATATGCAAACCGGGAATTGGAGGCGTTCAGTTATTCCGTATCCCATGATTTACGGGCTCCTATACGGGGAATAGACGGATTTACTAAGATCATGTTGGAAGATTATTCCGCAGTGTTGGAGCCGGAAGCTTTAAGAATTTTGAATGTGATCGCTACCAATTCCAAATTTATGGGGCAATTGATAGATGATCTGTTGGCATTTTATCGTGTATCAAAGCTGGAGCCGAAGTCGGATTCTATAAATATGAAACATATGGTTTCGGATTCCGTTGAGATCATCAATCAGGAATACGGAGCTAAAAGCCCTATCGTACAAATTTCGGAACTTCCTCCGGTAAAAGGGGACGCTTCCATGTTAAAACAGGTTTGGTTGAATCTGATCTCGAACGCATACAAGTATTCTTCCAGATCGCAAAATCCTTTTGTAGAAATAGGTTTTTTAAACGGAGAAGGTAATCGAACATTCTTCGTGAAAGATAACGGGGTGGGTTTCGACGATCAATATTCCCATAAACTTTTCAAGGTATTCCAAAGATTACATTCCAACGAAGAATTTAACGGAACCGGGATCGGACTCGCGATCGTTGATAGGATAGTGCAGAGACATGGCGGAAAAGTCTGGGCAGAAGGAAAAATGGGACAAGGCGCCACATTTTATTTTACAATACCGAACAAGGAATAG
- a CDS encoding Spy/CpxP family protein refolding chaperone — protein sequence MFRKITKITAILLVLGTTALLTQGCHHKWMSHEKRANYIVKKLKSELDLTDAQAATLDKIKEDVLAKRKELKLGGHFFPKEAVEELRADKLNPEKWNKLGEEREKKIAALRVFFTKKAVEFHAVLTPEQRGKLADLILKFQSKFDKEDED from the coding sequence ATGTTTCGCAAAATTACGAAAATAACCGCGATTTTGTTGGTGCTAGGGACAACCGCCCTACTGACTCAGGGATGCCATCATAAATGGATGTCTCATGAGAAAAGAGCCAATTATATCGTCAAAAAACTTAAGTCCGAATTGGATTTAACTGATGCACAAGCTGCGACCCTTGATAAAATTAAAGAGGACGTGCTTGCAAAACGTAAAGAGCTAAAGTTGGGCGGACACTTCTTCCCTAAGGAAGCAGTAGAAGAACTTCGTGCAGACAAATTGAATCCTGAAAAATGGAACAAACTGGGCGAAGAAAGAGAGAAAAAGATCGCAGCTCTTAGAGTATTTTTTACCAAAAAGGCAGTGGAATTCCACGCGGTATTAACTCCCGAACAAAGAGGGAAACTTGCGGATCTAATCCTTAAGTTCCAAAGTAAATTCGATAAGGAAGACGAGGATTAA
- a CDS encoding response regulator encodes MVQSFFKVLFAEDNESSAELLIHFLERFNFEIDHVVDGMAAELKLRKTKYDLILLDNMMPVLSGVRLANKIPDLNKNTPIIFLTASNEKEDVVAAAHSKQLVGYILKPFDPEKLLQKIVSVLKIPNDMIVDKKKYPFSIERTQNVSYGNGVRLIGCPFQKNAEKIAQEIAFILKELPGVRKFFIEVGEEFYYHKKAQEILASLVTRLASKYEIKEEDILILSS; translated from the coding sequence ATGGTCCAATCTTTCTTTAAAGTTTTATTTGCGGAAGATAACGAAAGTTCGGCCGAATTACTCATTCACTTTTTGGAAAGGTTCAATTTTGAAATCGACCATGTCGTGGATGGAATGGCCGCCGAACTTAAATTAAGAAAAACGAAATATGATCTGATCCTTTTGGATAATATGATGCCGGTGCTTTCCGGAGTTCGCCTTGCAAATAAGATCCCCGACCTGAACAAAAATACTCCGATCATTTTCCTGACTGCGAGTAACGAAAAAGAAGATGTGGTGGCCGCGGCCCATAGCAAACAACTTGTAGGCTATATCTTAAAACCTTTCGATCCTGAAAAACTTTTACAAAAAATAGTCTCTGTCCTAAAGATCCCGAATGATATGATTGTGGATAAAAAGAAATATCCGTTCTCAATTGAAAGAACACAAAATGTCTCTTATGGGAACGGAGTTAGGCTCATTGGTTGTCCTTTCCAAAAAAATGCGGAGAAGATCGCCCAAGAGATCGCGTTCATACTTAAAGAACTCCCTGGAGTCCGCAAATTTTTTATCGAAGTGGGAGAGGAATTTTATTATCACAAAAAGGCCCAGGAGATCCTGGCCTCCCTTGTGACCCGTCTGGCTTCTAAATATGAGATTAAAGAAGAAGATATTCTCATACTTTCTTCTTAA